One window from the genome of Streptomyces sp. NBC_00287 encodes:
- a CDS encoding EamA family transporter, whose translation MRTAAAPEVALPQPKSTPGSLTGVATMVASGLSNQTGAAIGSLAFPVLGPIGVVAVRQYVAALALLAVGRPRLRAFTWRQWWPVALLAVVFGTMNLSLYTAIDRVGLGLAVTLEFLGPLAIALATSRRRVDALCAVIAAAGVIALMRPQPSADYLGMGLGLLAAACWASYILLNRTVGQRVPGAQGAAAAATLSALLFLPVGIVLVVRQPPTPAAVACAVTAGVLSSAVPYLADLLTLRRVPARAFGLFMSVNPVLAALVGLVGLGQGLGWAEWASIGAIVAANALSILTSRAPQVDA comes from the coding sequence ATGCGCACCGCAGCCGCCCCCGAGGTCGCCCTTCCCCAGCCGAAGTCCACGCCCGGCAGCCTCACCGGTGTCGCCACGATGGTCGCGAGCGGGCTGTCGAACCAGACCGGTGCCGCCATCGGTTCGCTCGCCTTCCCCGTGCTCGGTCCGATCGGTGTCGTCGCGGTACGCCAGTACGTCGCCGCCCTGGCCCTGCTGGCCGTCGGCAGGCCCCGGCTGCGGGCCTTCACCTGGCGGCAGTGGTGGCCGGTCGCGCTGCTGGCGGTCGTGTTCGGCACCATGAACCTGTCGCTGTACACCGCCATCGACCGGGTCGGCCTGGGGCTCGCGGTGACCCTGGAGTTCCTCGGCCCGCTCGCCATCGCCCTGGCCACCTCGCGGCGCCGGGTGGACGCCCTGTGCGCGGTGATCGCCGCGGCCGGCGTGATCGCCCTGATGCGGCCGCAGCCCTCCGCCGACTACCTCGGCATGGGCCTGGGGCTGCTCGCCGCCGCCTGCTGGGCGTCGTACATCCTGCTCAACCGCACCGTCGGACAGCGCGTGCCCGGCGCGCAGGGCGCGGCAGCCGCGGCCACGCTGTCCGCCCTGCTGTTCCTCCCGGTCGGGATCGTCCTCGTCGTACGGCAGCCGCCGACCCCCGCGGCAGTCGCGTGCGCCGTGACCGCCGGAGTCCTGTCCTCGGCCGTCCCTTACCTGGCCGACCTGCTCACCCTGCGCCGGGTTCCGGCACGGGCGTTCGGCCTGTTCATGAGCGTCAACCCCGTGCTCGCGGCGCTCGTCGGCCTGGTCGGGCTCGGGCAGGGCCTCGGCTGGGCGGAGTGGGCGAGCATCGGGGCGATCGTGGCTGCGAACGCGCTCAGCATCCTGACCTCGCGCGCGCCTCAGGTCGACGCCTGA
- a CDS encoding LysR family transcriptional regulator has translation MDVELRQLRCLVAIVDEGSFTDAAIALGVSQAAVSRTLASLERALGVRLLRRTSREVTPTGTGLRVLAHARRVLGEVDDLVREATSGHGHLRIGYAWAALGRHTPDFLRRWAAAHPGTDLQLVRVNSATAGLAEGACDMAVVRRTLDDRRFDSAIIGLERRLCAVAADDPLARRRSVRLADLGGRTLLVDRRTGTTTADLWPPDARPATEETHDVDDWLTVIATGRCVGMTAEATANQYPRPGVVYRPVRDAEPIAVRLGWWRDDPHPATQAAIELLTGLYRND, from the coding sequence ATGGATGTGGAACTCCGCCAGCTGCGCTGCCTGGTCGCCATCGTCGACGAGGGCAGCTTCACCGATGCCGCCATAGCGCTCGGCGTCTCCCAGGCGGCCGTGTCCCGCACCCTCGCCTCCCTCGAACGGGCTTTGGGCGTACGGCTGTTGCGCCGGACCTCGCGCGAGGTGACCCCCACGGGGACGGGACTGCGCGTACTGGCGCACGCCCGCCGGGTGCTCGGCGAGGTCGACGACCTGGTCCGGGAGGCCACGTCCGGACACGGCCACCTGCGGATCGGCTACGCCTGGGCGGCCCTCGGCCGGCACACCCCGGACTTCCTGCGCCGCTGGGCCGCCGCCCACCCCGGGACCGACCTCCAGCTGGTGCGCGTCAACTCCGCCACTGCGGGCCTGGCGGAGGGTGCCTGCGACATGGCCGTCGTACGCAGGACGCTGGACGACCGCAGATTCGACTCCGCGATCATCGGTCTGGAGCGGCGGCTGTGCGCGGTGGCCGCCGACGACCCGCTGGCCCGGCGCCGCTCGGTCCGCCTCGCCGACCTCGGCGGGCGCACGCTCCTCGTCGACCGGCGCACGGGCACGACCACGGCCGACCTGTGGCCCCCGGACGCCCGCCCGGCGACGGAGGAGACCCACGACGTCGACGACTGGCTGACCGTGATCGCCACCGGCCGCTGCGTGGGCATGACCGCCGAGGCGACCGCCAACCAGTACCCGCGCCCGGGGGTCGTCTACCGCCCGGTGCGTGACGCCGAGCCCATCGCCGTACGGCTGGGCTGGTGGCGGGACGATCCGCATCCGGCGACTCAGGCGGCGATCGAGTTGCTGACGGGCCTGTACCGGAACGACTGA
- a CDS encoding SCO2400 family protein, with amino-acid sequence MDYCSTCRRHLNGALVCPGCGAYAPDIAPPMAMAPAAASVPDPWQDTYPPVEEAADVPYGETEAVPATPQGRAARRRQRARWKKNQRKAVVATAVALVGGGLTVAAMDGRSGDRAQAATAPDNTAMGATEDRATEPAPAASTPPGTRRSRPDTPSARPSATNAPREQAVATTPTKAQPHAPTSPAPTVTSAAQSQVVPGITATVPEQTATPTPPATEGTATPSATPSPSATSPAGLCVLVLCIN; translated from the coding sequence ATGGACTACTGCTCCACATGCCGTCGGCACCTCAACGGTGCCCTGGTGTGCCCCGGGTGCGGCGCCTACGCCCCGGACATCGCTCCGCCCATGGCGATGGCTCCCGCGGCAGCCTCCGTCCCTGACCCGTGGCAGGACACGTATCCGCCCGTCGAGGAAGCGGCCGACGTTCCGTACGGGGAAACGGAAGCCGTGCCTGCCACGCCGCAGGGCCGGGCGGCACGGCGGCGCCAGCGGGCCCGCTGGAAGAAGAACCAGCGCAAGGCCGTGGTGGCCACCGCGGTCGCACTGGTCGGCGGCGGGCTGACCGTCGCCGCGATGGACGGGCGGTCCGGAGACCGGGCGCAGGCGGCCACGGCACCCGACAACACGGCGATGGGCGCCACCGAGGACCGGGCCACCGAGCCCGCTCCGGCGGCGTCGACACCGCCGGGCACGCGCCGCTCGCGGCCCGACACTCCTTCCGCCCGGCCGTCGGCCACCAACGCCCCGCGTGAGCAGGCCGTCGCCACCACGCCGACCAAGGCCCAGCCGCACGCCCCCACCTCTCCGGCGCCCACGGTGACCTCGGCCGCCCAGTCACAGGTCGTCCCCGGCATCACCGCCACGGTCCCCGAGCAGACGGCCACGCCCACACCCCCGGCCACCGAAGGCACGGCGACACCGTCGGCGACCCCCTCGCCCTCGGCGACCTCGCCGGCGGGGCTCTGCGTGCTCGTGCTGTGCATCAACTGA